A single Kryptolebias marmoratus isolate JLee-2015 linkage group LG16, ASM164957v2, whole genome shotgun sequence DNA region contains:
- the hoxa13b gene encoding homeobox protein Hox-A13b — MTASLLLHSRWIDPVMFLYSDSALEDRSKSMEGFSGGNFAASQCRNLLAHPTSLAPSATYAASEVPVSGVGEPGKQCSPCSGTQSSPNASLPYGYFGGGYYPCRVSHGSVKACAQPSAYAEKYAEPSVPGEEFSARAKEFAFYQGYSSGPYQPSYLDVPVVPALSAPSEPRHEPLLPMEPYQPWTITNGWSGQVYCAKEQPQSNPLWKSSLQETISAGDSSVRRGRKKRVPYTKVQLKELEREYAANKFITKDKRRRISAQTNLTERQVTIWFQNRRVKEKKVVNKFKSPS; from the exons ATGACCGCCTCGTTACTCCTCCACTCGCGCTGGATCGACCCGGTGATGTTTCTCTACAGCGACAGCGCCCTGGAGGACAGGAGTAAGAGCATGGAGGGCTTCAGCGGAGGCAACTTCGCGGCGAGCCAGTGCAGGAATCTGCTGGCGCATCCGACCTCGCTGGCCCCCAGCGCCACCTACGCCGCGAGCGAGGTGCCGGTCTCCGGTGTGGGGGAGCCCGGCAAGCAGTGCAGCCCCTGCTCCGGTACGCAGAGCTCGCCCAATGCCTCTTTGCCCTATGGATACTTCGGCGGCGGTTATTACCCGTGCAGGGTGTCCCACGGCAGCGTGAAAGCCTGCGCGCAACCGTCCGCTTACGCAGAGAAATACGCGGAGCCGTCGGTCCCCGGCGAGGAGTTCTCCGCCCGGGCCAAGGAGTTCGCCTTCTATCAGGGTTACTCATCTGGGCCCTATCAGCCCAGCTACCTGGACGTCCCTGTCGTACCTGCGCTGAGCGCCCCATCTGAGCCGAGGCACGAGCCCCTGCTGCCCATGGAGCCCTACCAGCCCTGGACCATCACCAACGGCTGGAGCGGACAGGTTTACTGCGCCAAGGAGCAGCCGCAGTCAAACCCTCTGTGGAAATCCTCCCTACAAG AAACGATATCTGCTGGAGACTCCTCAGTCCGCCGTGGCAGAAAGAAGCGCGTGCCCTACACCAAGGTGCAGCTCAAAGAACTGGAGAGGGAGTACGCCGCCAATAAATTCATCACCAAGGACAAAAGGAGACGGATATCCGCGCAGACGAACCTGACAGAGAGACAAGTGACAATCTGGTTTCAGAACAGGCGGGTGAAGGAGAAGAAGGTTGTCAATAAATTCAAGAGTCCCAGTTAG
- the hibadhb gene encoding 3-hydroxyisobutyrate dehydrogenase b, with protein sequence MAAALRGFRNLVERCHRHADFAYVSTRCMASKTQVGFVGLGNMGNPMAKNLLKHGYPVIATDVFPESCKEVQELGAQIVDNPAEVADKADRIITMLPSSPNVIDVYTGPNGILKKVKKGTLLIDSSTIDPAVSKETAAAAEKLGAVFMDAPVSGGVGAASSGKLTFMVGGAEEEFNAAKELLSCMGANVVYCGQVGTGQAAKICNNMLLAIGMIGTSETMNLGIRLGLDPKLLAKILNMSSGRCWSSDTYNPVPGVMEGVPSGNNYQGGFGTQLMTKDLGLAQNTATTTRTPVPLGSLAHQIYRMMCARGYANKDFSSVFQFLREEENQ encoded by the exons ATGGCCGCTGCGCTGAGAGGTTTTCGGAACCTGGTGGAAAGGTGCCACAGACATGCCGATTTTGCGTACG tttccaCGAGGTGTATGGCCTCAAAGACGCAGGTTGGGTTTGTTGGTTTGGGAAATATGGGAAACCCGATGGCAAAGAATCTGCTGAAGCACGGATACCCGGTTATCGCTACAGACGTGTTCCCAGAGTCCTGCAAAGAGGTGCAAGAGCTGGGTGCTCAG ataGTGGATAATCCTGCAGAAGTAGCAGACAAAGCAGACCGTATCATCACCATGCTGCCCTCTAGTCCCAATGTCATAGATGTGTACACCGGACCCAATGGCATTCTCAA gaaaGTAAAGAAAGGCACTCTGCTTATTGACTCCAGCACAATTGACCCAGCTGTTTCTAAagagacagctgctgctgctgagaagTTGGGAGCAGTTTTTATGGACGCGCCAGTCTCAGGAG GCGTGGGCGCTGCCAGTTCAggtaaactgacattcatggtcgggggagcagaggaggagtTTAACGCAGCCAAAGAGCTCCTGAGCTGCATGGGAGCTAACGTGGTTTATTGTGGTCAAGTTGGAACTGGACAG GCGGCAAAAATTTGTAACAACATGCTTTTAGCCATTGGAATGATAGGGACTTCAGAGACCATGAACTTGGGGATCAG ACTTGGTCTTGATCCTAAACTTTTGGCCAAAATTCTGAACATGAGTTCTGGCCGCTGTTGGTCCAGTGACACCTACAACCCAGTGCCAGGAGTCATGGAGGGAGTTCCTTCTGGGAATAACTACCAGGGAGGCTTCGGCACGCAGCTGATGACTAAG GACCTGGGCCTGGCGCAGAACACGGCCACCACCACCAGGACTCCTGTCCCCCTCGGCTCCTTGGCCCATCAGATCTACCGGATGATGTGCGCACGTGGTTACGCCAATAAAGACTTCTCCTCCGTGTTCCAGTTCCTGCGCGAGGAGGAGAATCAGTAA
- the tax1bp1b gene encoding tax1-binding protein 1 homolog B: protein MDLYLDGTLLSKNMDTSNFAHVIFQNVGKSYLPHAALECHYTLTQFIKPHPKDWVGIFKVGWSTARDYYTFLWSPLPENYVEGTAVNRTVVFQGYYVPNDDGEFYQFCYVTHKGEIRGASTPFQFRANSPSEDELLTVEDECNSDILVVTTKAGFLEQKVEEVQKERDELLKNMALLQQEKEQLEVEKESLQKECEQEKEICIQLRRESQEVQHSSQALQEEKEEVKRRLEEATARIVQLEEDLIGVTQKGLQKETELDNLKDRVKKITVEKEALESHLKNEKDEKELYKIHLKNRELENTKLSAELQMLKSVDVNKENTIAQFKEEVGRLQTCLTEKEKQYREILAKVSPLGDMKTLKEQLRQKEEQLQANQQQSSLLAAELRDASSTRDRTMSELYHMKLEADAFRKAKAEAQAQCVCLELLVEQMKAEAKQEAVKVEEEASTDTAVVAELQREVEDLKLRLHMAAEHYKEKYKECQRLQKQVLRLSEQQGEVRKSSAPEAAAVPASGSPDTSVPGSPGSADPMLEAIIQEKLKGISREASDRNDKYRKCKQMLMEEKDRSSTFADELAKLDLKFKEQLKTNENMKLQLAEAEDRYKSQVAEKGRELKELKDTLALVVKDKEKLEGELQRSSSRKDDQGAAEKIALEDLPSVPLILQYPVPYAQDTPNPLLVSQSPSKLHFGNPYSISESKDDTEEEEFLDDQPLKLPPVGPPSWDSNVVCIQPTRNHSRPEDHEESEENNNVNTVEQPAATETRSSFVNDGQNAFCFDPSMDMKRCPLCEVIFPPNYDQSKFEEHVESHWKICPMCSEQFPLDCDQKVFENHVLTHFDGHLLNFD from the exons ATGGATTTGTACCTGGACGGGACTTTGTTGAGCAAAAACATGGACACGTCGAACTTTGCCCACGTCATCTTCCAGAATGTGGGGAAAAGTTATCTGCCTCACGCCGCTCTAGAGTGTCACTATACCCTGACGCAGTTCATCAAACCACATCCAAAGGACTGGGTTGGCATATTTAAG GTTGGTTGGAGCACAGCAAGGGACTATTACACATTCCTGTGGTCGCCTCTCCCTGAGAACTACGTGGAAGGCACCGCAGTCAACAGAACCGTGGTCTTTCAGG gaTATTATGTGCCCAATGACGATGGTGAGTTCTACCAGTTTTGCTACGTTACTCACAAAGGGGAAATCCGGGGGGCTAGCACACCGTTTCAGTTTCGTGCCAACAGCCCCTCAGAGGACGAGCTGCTGACGGTTGAGGATGAATGCAACTCCGACATCCTTGTCGTTACCACCAAGGCCGGCTTCCTTGAG CAAAAGGTGGAGGAAGTCCAAAAAGAACGGGACGAGCTCCTCAAGAACATGGCCCTCCTGCAGCAGGAGAAGGAACAGCTGGAAGTGGAGAAGGAGAGCCTGCAGAAGGAGTGTGAGCAGGAGAAGGAGATCTGCATCCAGCTGAGAAGAGAAAGCCAA GAGGTGCAGCATTCATCCCAGGCCcttcaggaggagaaggaggaggtgaagaggaggCTGGAGGAGGCCACAGCCAGAATTGTACAGCTGGAGGAGGATCTGATTGGAGTCACACAGAAGGGCCTTCAAAAGGAAACTGAGCTTGACAA tCTGAAAGACAGAGTGAAGAAAATCACAGTAGAGAAGGAGGCGCTTGAATCTCACCTAAAGAATGAGAAAGATGAGAAGGAGCTTTACAAG ATTCACCTGAAAAACCGGGAGCTGGAAAACACCAAGCTGAGTGCTGAGCTGCAGATGCTGAAGTCGGTGGATGTAAACAAGGAAAACACCATTGCTCAGTTTAAAGAGGAGGTGGGCCGCCTGCAGACATGCCTTACAGAGAAGGAGAAACAGTACAGAGAGATCCTGGCCAAAGTTTCCCCCTTG GGAGACATGAAGACCCTGAAGGAGCAGCTGCGGCAGAAAGAAGAGCAGCTCCAGGCCAACCAGCAGCAGTCCTCGCTGCTAGCTGCCGAGCTCAGAGATGCCTCCAGCACCCGAGACCGCACCATGTCTGAACTGTACCACATGAAACTCGAGGCGGACGCCTTTCGCAAGGCCAAGGCTGAAGCTCAGGCCCAGTGTGTCTGCCTGGAGCTTCTGGTCGAGCAGATGAAGGCAGAAGCCAAGCAGGAAGCG GTTAAAGTGGAGGAAGAAGCTTCCACGGACACCGCTGTCGtggcagagctgcagagagaggTGGAGGACCTGAAGCTGCGGCTGCACATGGCTGCAGAACACTACAAAGAAAAGTACAAGGAATGCCAACGGCTGCAGAAACAAGTGCTTAGACTCTCTGAACAGCAAGGG GAGGTGAGGAAAAGCTCAGCACCCGAGGCGGCTGCAGTCCCTGCATCAGGGAGTCCAGACACATCTGTGCCAG GCAGTCCGGGTTCTGCTGATCCCATGTTGGAAGCCATCATCCAGGAGAAGCTAAAAGGCATCAGCAGGGAGGCGTCTGACAGGAATGACAAGTACAGAAAATGCAAGCAGATGCTGatg GAGGAAAAGGACCGTAGCAGCACGTTTGCTGACGAGTTGGCCAAGCTGGATTTGAAGTTTAAGGAGCAGCTGAAGACCAACGAGAATATGAAGTTGCAGCTGGCAGAAGCAGAAGATCGTTACAAG AGCCAGGTAGCTGAGAAAGGAcgggagctgaaggagctgaaggacaCACTCGCGCTTGTTGTGAAGGATAAAGAAAAACTGGAGGGG GAGCTCCAGAGGAGTAGCAGCAGGAAAGACGATCAGGGGGCCGCTGAGAAAATCGCTTTGGAGGACCTTCCCAGTGTGCCTTTAATCCTTCAGTATCCCGTCCCCTACGCCCAGGACACCCCAAACCCTCTGCTGGTTTCTCAGAGCCCTAGCAAGCTGCACTTCGGGAATCCTTACTCAATCTCAGAATCAAAAG ACGatacggaggaggaggagttctTGGACGATCAGCCGCTGAAGCTGCCCCCTGTGGGTCCACCCTCCTGGGACAGCAATGTGGTCTGTATCCAGCCCACCCGCAACCACAGCCGGCCAGAAGACCACGAGGAGTCAGAGGAAAACAACAAT GTTAATACCGTTGAGCAACCCGCAGCAACAGAGACCCGTAGCTCATTTGTGAATGATGGACAAAATGCCTTCTGCTTTGATCCCAG TATGGACATGAAGCGATGTCCGCTCTGCGAAGTCATCTTCCCACCCAACTACGACCAGAGCAAGTTCGAGGAGCACGTGGAGAGCCACTGGAAAATCTGCCCCATGTGCAGCGAGCAGTTCCCGCTGGACTGCGACCAGAAGGTGTTCGAGAACCACGTGCTCACTCACTTCGACGGCCACCTGCTCAACTTCGACTGA